One region of Juglans regia cultivar Chandler chromosome 4, Walnut 2.0, whole genome shotgun sequence genomic DNA includes:
- the LOC108989974 gene encoding uncharacterized protein LOC108989974, with protein MEDDLAKQWEGLSLTEKEKEEVLLEKNSSEVVDQYGKFCLLVMIIAEKPVNREAFKSTMAKIWKCESWFKFSEVGMNKFLIEFNKEEDLQKVIKGRPWSFDRWLLCLQVFEGNMSINEVVFNKEEFWVHAYNIPLSSMTYEVGTQIGGCIGRVLTVQVDERGIGWGKFLRIRVEVNISEALQRGVFLSYAGKKTWIPFKYERLPTFCFKCGVIKHAKSGCLVSSLGDSKLQYGAWLRAPASKDNEFPHKTYGNADTQEYAEGQSWRKEREVRDDDQKIKTKAAAEIPESCKKDGDNTGSKKATEKLISPRLTTEPIQQAFKVSPYVLNLESRELIP; from the coding sequence ATGGAGGACGATTTAGCTAAACAGTGGGAGGGACTAAGTCTTACtgagaaggaaaaagaggaaGTGCTCTTGGAAAAAAACTCGTCTGAAGTGGTAGACCAGTATGGCAAGTTTTGCCTGCTGGTTATGATCATAGCTGAAAAACCAGTAAATAGAGAAGCATTCAAATCCACAATGGCCAAGATATGGAAATGTGAGAGCTGGTTCAAGTTCTCAGAAGTAGGAATGAACAAGTTCTTGATCGAGTTCAATAAAGAGGAAGATTTGCAGAAAGTTATCAAGGGTAGACCCTGGTCTTTCGACAGATGGCTTCTATGCTTGCAGGTTTTTGAAGGGAATATGTCCATAAATGAAGTCGTTTTCAATAAAGAGGAATTCTGGGTGCATGCATACAACATACCACTATCAAGTATGACTTATGAAGTTGGAACTCAGATTGGAGGATGTATTGGTCGAGTCTTAACTGTCCAGGTGGATGAAAGAGGGATTGGTTGGGGGAAATTCTTAAGAATAAGGGTGGAAGTCAACATATCAGAAGCGCTGCAAAGGGGGGTGTTCTTATCATATGCAGGTAAAAAGACTTGGATTCCCTTCAAGTATGAGAGGCTTCCCACCTTCTGTTTTAAATGTGGGGTGATTAAGCATGCCAAATCAGGCTGTTTGGTAAGCTCACTTGGAGACAGTAAGCTGCAATATGGTGCATGGCTGCGAGCCCCAGCATCTAAGGACAATGAGTTCCCTCACAAAACCTATGGCAATGCAGATACACAGGAATATGCAGAAGGTCAGTCATggaggaaggagagggaggTCAGGGACGATGATCAGAAAATCAAGACCAAAGCAGCAGCTGAAATCCCGGAATCGTGCAAGAAGGATGGTGACAACACAGGCAGCAAAAAGGCTACTGAAAAGCTGATTTCTCCTAGGTTGACTACAGAACCAATCCAGCAGGCTTTTAAGGTAAGCCCCTATGTACTTAACTTGGAAAGTCGAGAGTTGATTCCTTAA